The following is a genomic window from Sneathia sanguinegens.
TTGCAGGACTTTTATTATATTTTACAAATCCTAAAACTTATACAAAAGAAATTTCAAGTTCACAAATTTCTAGTATAAATTTAAACAATGAAGAAATCTCAATATTCTCGAATTTAGGTCTTTTTGCTCAAGATTATGAAATGTTAAAAAAAGACAATAAAGACTTAAGTCCTAAAATATTGGATGAAGAATTATTTTACACGCCTTTTACAAAAGACGCCTCGTGGGAAAGCACTGGAAAACATAAGTGGACCATGTTTACACACGATAATTTTGTTTATTATGTTGGAATTAGTTCCGACAAAAAGGTTGCTGGAGATTTCTTTTTAATAATTAATACAAAAGATTTTAGTTATAAGATTAGATATTCTAAAGACTTTAAAGAATATAAAGAAAATATGAATAAAGAAACCTTAGCACACTCTATTAATCAACTTAAAGAAGTTGTTGCTTACAC
Proteins encoded in this region:
- a CDS encoding DUF6162 family protein gives rise to the protein MSRMVVIAIKQELVKPASPKKETIFVSITIIILAIIAGLLLYFTNPKTYTKEISSSQISSINLNNEEISIFSNLGLFAQDYEMLKKDNKDLSPKILDEELFYTPFTKDASWESTGKHKWTMFTHDNFVYYVGISSDKKVAGDFFLIINTKDFSYKIRYSKDFKEYKENMNKETLAHSINQLKEVVAYTGDDLSKEAKGN